In Symphalangus syndactylus isolate Jambi chromosome 6, NHGRI_mSymSyn1-v2.1_pri, whole genome shotgun sequence, a genomic segment contains:
- the IPO7 gene encoding importin-7 isoform X1, with product MDPNTIIEALRGTMDPALREAAERQLNEAHKSLNFVSTLLQITMSEQLDLPVRQAGVIYLKNMITQYWPDRETAPGDISPYTIPEEDRHCIRENIVEAIIHSPELIRVQLTTCIHHIIKHDYPSRWTAIVDKIGFYLQSDNSACWLGILLCLYQLVKNYEYKKPEERSPLVAAMQHFLPVLKDRFIQLLSDQSDQSVLIQKQIFKIFYALVQYTLPLELINQQNLTEWIEILKTVVNRDVPNETLQVEEDDRPELPWWKCKKWALHILARLFERYGSPGNVSKEYNEFAEVFLKAFAVGVQQVLLKVLYQYKEKQYMAPRVLQQTLNYINQGVSHALTWKNLKPHIQGIIQDVIFPLMCYTDADEELWQEDPYEYIRMKFDVFEDFISPTTAAQTLLFTACSKRKEVLQKTMGFCYQILTEPNADPRKKDGALHMIGSLAEILLKKKIYKDQMEYMLQNHVFPLFSSELGYMRARACWVLHYFCEVKFKSDQNLQTALELTRRCLIDDREMPVKVEAAIALQVLISNQEKAKEYITPFIRPVMQALLHIIRETENDDLTNVIQKMICEYSEEVTPIAVEMTQHLAMTFNQVIQTGPDEEGSDDKAVTAMGILNTIDTLLSVVEDHKEITQQLEGICLQVIGTVLQQHVLEFYEEIFSLAHSLTCQQVSPQMWQLLPLVFEVFQQDGFDYFTDMMPLLHNYVTVDTDTLLSDTKYLEMIYSMCKKVLTGVAGEDAECHAAKLLEVIILQCKGRGIDQCIPLFVEAALERLTREVKTSELRTMCLQVAIAALYYNPHLLLNTLENLRFPNNVEPVTNHFITQWLNDVDCFLGLHDRKMCVLGLCALIDMEQIPQVLNQVSGQILPAFILLFNGLKRAYACHAEHENDSDDDDEAEDDDETEELGSDEDDIDEDGQEYLEILAKQAGEDGDDEDWEEDDAEETALEGYSTIIDDEDNPVDEYQIFKAIFQTIQNRNPVWYQALTHGLNEEQRKQLQDIATLADQRRAAHESKMIEKHGGYKFSAPVVPSSFNFGGPAPGMN from the exons GTGTTATCTATTTGAAAAATATGATAACACAGTATTGGCCTGATCGAGAAACAGCACCAGGGGATATATCCCCTTATACTATTCCAGAAGAAGATCGCCATTGTATTCGAGAAAATATTGTAGAAGCCATTATCCATTCTCCTGAGCTCATcag GGTACAGCTTACTACATGCATTCATCACATCATCAAACATGATTATCCAAGCCGCTGGACTGCCATTGTGGACAAAATTGGCTTTTATCTTCAGTCTGATAACAGTGCTTGTTGGCTAGGCATTCTTCTTTGCCTTTATCAGCTTGTGAAAAATTATGA GTATAAAAAACCAGAGGAGCGGAGTCCATTGGTAGCAGCAATGCAGCATTTTCTGCCAGTTCTAAAGGATCGTTTTATCCAGCTTCTTTCTGACCAGTCTGATCAGTCTGTCCTCATCCAGAAACAAATATTCAAGATCTTCTATGCTCTTGTTCAG TATACACTACCACTGGAACTGATAAACCAACAGAACCTGACAGAATGGATAGAAATTTTAAAGACTGTTGTGAACAGGGATGTACCTAAT GAAACACTTCAAGTTGAAGAAGATGATCGACCTGAGTTACCATGGTGGAAATGCAAGAAGTGGGCCTTACATATTTTAGCAAGACTTTTTGAAAG ATATGGAAGCCCTGGCAATGTTTCCAAGGAGTATAATGAATTTGCTGAAGTATTTCTGAAGGCATTTGCTGTTGGTGTCCAGCAA GTTTTATTGAAGGTGTTATATCAGTACAAGGAGAAGCAATATATGGCTCCTCGAGTTTTACAACAgacattaaattatattaatcaaGGAGTTTCTCATGCTCTCACCTGGAAGAATCTGAAGCCCCATATACAA GGCattatccaagatgttatttttccattGATGTGCTATACAGATGCTGATGAGGAACTTTGGCAAGAAGACCCTTACGAATATATACGCATGAAGTTTG ATGTGTTTGAAGATTTCATTTCTCCTACCACTGCTGCCCAGACACTTTTGTTTACAGCCTGTAGTAAGAGGAAAGAG GTACTGCAAAAGACTATGGGATTTTGTTACCAGATTCTTACAGAGCCAAATGCTGACCCTCGAAAAAAAGATGGAGCTCTGCATATGATTGGCTCTTTAGCTGAAATACTTCTGAAG aaaaagatCTACAAAGATCAGATGGAATACATGTTGCAGAATCATGTATTCCCTCTCTTCAGCAGTGAACTAGGCTACATGAGAGCAAGG GCTTGCTGGGTACTTCACTATTTTTGTGAAGTGAAGTTCAAAAGTGATCAGAACCTTCAAACAGCCTTAGAGCTAACAAGAAGATGTCTGATTGATGATAGAGAAATGCCTGTGAAAGTGGAAGCTGCCATTGCCCTTCAAGTATTGATCAGCAATCAAGAAAAAG CTAAAGAATATATCACACCATTCATCAGACCTGTAATGCAGGCTCTTCTTCATATtataagagaaacagaaaatgatgACCTTACCAATGTAATTCAGAAAATGATCTGTGAATATAGTGAAGAAGTTACTCCTATTGCAGTAGAAATGACACAACATTTG GCAATGACATTTAACCAAGTAATCCAGACGGGGCCAGATGAAGAAGGTAGTGATGACAAAGCAGTTACTGCGATGGGAATTCTGAATACAATTGATACACTTCTTAGTGTAGTTGAAGATCATAAAGAG ataACCCAACAGCTTGAGGGAATCTGCTTACAGGTCATTGGTACTGTTTTACAACAGCATGTCTTAG AATTCTATGAGGAGATCTTCTCTTTAGCGCACAGTTTGACATGTCAACAAGTGTCTCCACAGATGTGGCAGCTACTACCCCTTGTATTTGAAGTCTTTCAGCAAGATGGCTTTGATTACTTTACAG ATATGATGCCCCTCCTTCATAATTATGTAACAGTTGATACAGACACACTTCTGTCTGACACCAAGTATCTTGAAATGATATACAGTATGTGTAAAAAG GTTCTTACAGGAGTTGCAGGAGAAGATGCAGAATGTCATGCAGCAAAATTGTTAGAGGTCATCATTCTGCAGTGCAAAGGGCGTGGCATTGACCAG TGCATTCCCTTATTTGTGGAAGCAGCCTTAGAAAGACTGACAAGAGAGGTTAAGACAAGTGAACTTCGAACTATGTGTCTGCAAGTTGCAATTGCAGCTTTGTATTATAATCCACACCTACTACTCAATACCTTAGAAAATCTTCGCTTCCCTAATAATGTTGAACCAGTTACAAATCATTTTATTACACAATGGCTTAATGATGTTGACTGTTTCTTGGG gctTCATGACAGAAAGATGTGTGTTCTCGGACTCTGTGCTCTTATTGATATGGAACAGATACCCCAAGTTTTAAATCAGGTTTCTGGACAGATTTTGCCAgcttttatccttttatttaatGGATTGAAAAGAGCATATGCCTGTCATGCAGAACACGagaatgacagtgatgatgatgatgaagctgagGATGACGATGAAACCG AGGAACTGGGGAGTGATGAAGATGATATTGATGAAGACGGGCAAGAATATTTGGAGATTCTGGCTAAGCAGGCTGGTGAAGATGGAGATGATGAAGATTGGGAAGAAGATGATGCTGAAGAGACTGCTCTGGAAGGCTATTCCACAATCATTGATGATGAAGATAACCCTGTTGATGAGTATCAGATATTTAAAGCTATCTTTCAAA ctATTCAAAATCGTAATCCTGTGTGGTATCAGGCACTGACTCACGGTCTtaatgaagaacaaagaaaacagttACAGGACATAGCAACTCTGGCTGATCAAAGAAGAGCAGCTCATG aaTCCAAAATGATTGAGAAGCATGGAGGATACAAATTCAGTGCTCCAGTTGTGCCAAGTTCTTTCAATTTTGGAGGCCCAGCACCAGGGATGAATTGA
- the IPO7 gene encoding importin-7 isoform X2, translating to MNCCFCSLSRREIYHLQHWYWCFLVFPPATHLPAKECSSCYSSVCIPTQRYKKPEERSPLVAAMQHFLPVLKDRFIQLLSDQSDQSVLIQKQIFKIFYALVQYTLPLELINQQNLTEWIEILKTVVNRDVPNETLQVEEDDRPELPWWKCKKWALHILARLFERYGSPGNVSKEYNEFAEVFLKAFAVGVQQVLLKVLYQYKEKQYMAPRVLQQTLNYINQGVSHALTWKNLKPHIQGIIQDVIFPLMCYTDADEELWQEDPYEYIRMKFDVFEDFISPTTAAQTLLFTACSKRKEVLQKTMGFCYQILTEPNADPRKKDGALHMIGSLAEILLKKKIYKDQMEYMLQNHVFPLFSSELGYMRARACWVLHYFCEVKFKSDQNLQTALELTRRCLIDDREMPVKVEAAIALQVLISNQEKAKEYITPFIRPVMQALLHIIRETENDDLTNVIQKMICEYSEEVTPIAVEMTQHLAMTFNQVIQTGPDEEGSDDKAVTAMGILNTIDTLLSVVEDHKEITQQLEGICLQVIGTVLQQHVLEFYEEIFSLAHSLTCQQVSPQMWQLLPLVFEVFQQDGFDYFTDMMPLLHNYVTVDTDTLLSDTKYLEMIYSMCKKVLTGVAGEDAECHAAKLLEVIILQCKGRGIDQCIPLFVEAALERLTREVKTSELRTMCLQVAIAALYYNPHLLLNTLENLRFPNNVEPVTNHFITQWLNDVDCFLGLHDRKMCVLGLCALIDMEQIPQVLNQVSGQILPAFILLFNGLKRAYACHAEHENDSDDDDEAEDDDETEELGSDEDDIDEDGQEYLEILAKQAGEDGDDEDWEEDDAEETALEGYSTIIDDEDNPVDEYQIFKAIFQTIQNRNPVWYQALTHGLNEEQRKQLQDIATLADQRRAAHESKMIEKHGGYKFSAPVVPSSFNFGGPAPGMN from the exons ATGAACTGCTGCTTTTGTTCTCTGAGCAGGAGAGAAATATACCATTTACAGCATTGGTACTGGTGTTTTCTTGTGTTCCCACCAGCTACCCATCTTCCTGCTAAGGAATGTTCCAGCTGTTACAGTTCTG TTTGTATTCCTACTCAAAGGTATAAAAAACCAGAGGAGCGGAGTCCATTGGTAGCAGCAATGCAGCATTTTCTGCCAGTTCTAAAGGATCGTTTTATCCAGCTTCTTTCTGACCAGTCTGATCAGTCTGTCCTCATCCAGAAACAAATATTCAAGATCTTCTATGCTCTTGTTCAG TATACACTACCACTGGAACTGATAAACCAACAGAACCTGACAGAATGGATAGAAATTTTAAAGACTGTTGTGAACAGGGATGTACCTAAT GAAACACTTCAAGTTGAAGAAGATGATCGACCTGAGTTACCATGGTGGAAATGCAAGAAGTGGGCCTTACATATTTTAGCAAGACTTTTTGAAAG ATATGGAAGCCCTGGCAATGTTTCCAAGGAGTATAATGAATTTGCTGAAGTATTTCTGAAGGCATTTGCTGTTGGTGTCCAGCAA GTTTTATTGAAGGTGTTATATCAGTACAAGGAGAAGCAATATATGGCTCCTCGAGTTTTACAACAgacattaaattatattaatcaaGGAGTTTCTCATGCTCTCACCTGGAAGAATCTGAAGCCCCATATACAA GGCattatccaagatgttatttttccattGATGTGCTATACAGATGCTGATGAGGAACTTTGGCAAGAAGACCCTTACGAATATATACGCATGAAGTTTG ATGTGTTTGAAGATTTCATTTCTCCTACCACTGCTGCCCAGACACTTTTGTTTACAGCCTGTAGTAAGAGGAAAGAG GTACTGCAAAAGACTATGGGATTTTGTTACCAGATTCTTACAGAGCCAAATGCTGACCCTCGAAAAAAAGATGGAGCTCTGCATATGATTGGCTCTTTAGCTGAAATACTTCTGAAG aaaaagatCTACAAAGATCAGATGGAATACATGTTGCAGAATCATGTATTCCCTCTCTTCAGCAGTGAACTAGGCTACATGAGAGCAAGG GCTTGCTGGGTACTTCACTATTTTTGTGAAGTGAAGTTCAAAAGTGATCAGAACCTTCAAACAGCCTTAGAGCTAACAAGAAGATGTCTGATTGATGATAGAGAAATGCCTGTGAAAGTGGAAGCTGCCATTGCCCTTCAAGTATTGATCAGCAATCAAGAAAAAG CTAAAGAATATATCACACCATTCATCAGACCTGTAATGCAGGCTCTTCTTCATATtataagagaaacagaaaatgatgACCTTACCAATGTAATTCAGAAAATGATCTGTGAATATAGTGAAGAAGTTACTCCTATTGCAGTAGAAATGACACAACATTTG GCAATGACATTTAACCAAGTAATCCAGACGGGGCCAGATGAAGAAGGTAGTGATGACAAAGCAGTTACTGCGATGGGAATTCTGAATACAATTGATACACTTCTTAGTGTAGTTGAAGATCATAAAGAG ataACCCAACAGCTTGAGGGAATCTGCTTACAGGTCATTGGTACTGTTTTACAACAGCATGTCTTAG AATTCTATGAGGAGATCTTCTCTTTAGCGCACAGTTTGACATGTCAACAAGTGTCTCCACAGATGTGGCAGCTACTACCCCTTGTATTTGAAGTCTTTCAGCAAGATGGCTTTGATTACTTTACAG ATATGATGCCCCTCCTTCATAATTATGTAACAGTTGATACAGACACACTTCTGTCTGACACCAAGTATCTTGAAATGATATACAGTATGTGTAAAAAG GTTCTTACAGGAGTTGCAGGAGAAGATGCAGAATGTCATGCAGCAAAATTGTTAGAGGTCATCATTCTGCAGTGCAAAGGGCGTGGCATTGACCAG TGCATTCCCTTATTTGTGGAAGCAGCCTTAGAAAGACTGACAAGAGAGGTTAAGACAAGTGAACTTCGAACTATGTGTCTGCAAGTTGCAATTGCAGCTTTGTATTATAATCCACACCTACTACTCAATACCTTAGAAAATCTTCGCTTCCCTAATAATGTTGAACCAGTTACAAATCATTTTATTACACAATGGCTTAATGATGTTGACTGTTTCTTGGG gctTCATGACAGAAAGATGTGTGTTCTCGGACTCTGTGCTCTTATTGATATGGAACAGATACCCCAAGTTTTAAATCAGGTTTCTGGACAGATTTTGCCAgcttttatccttttatttaatGGATTGAAAAGAGCATATGCCTGTCATGCAGAACACGagaatgacagtgatgatgatgatgaagctgagGATGACGATGAAACCG AGGAACTGGGGAGTGATGAAGATGATATTGATGAAGACGGGCAAGAATATTTGGAGATTCTGGCTAAGCAGGCTGGTGAAGATGGAGATGATGAAGATTGGGAAGAAGATGATGCTGAAGAGACTGCTCTGGAAGGCTATTCCACAATCATTGATGATGAAGATAACCCTGTTGATGAGTATCAGATATTTAAAGCTATCTTTCAAA ctATTCAAAATCGTAATCCTGTGTGGTATCAGGCACTGACTCACGGTCTtaatgaagaacaaagaaaacagttACAGGACATAGCAACTCTGGCTGATCAAAGAAGAGCAGCTCATG aaTCCAAAATGATTGAGAAGCATGGAGGATACAAATTCAGTGCTCCAGTTGTGCCAAGTTCTTTCAATTTTGGAGGCCCAGCACCAGGGATGAATTGA